The genomic window ttCTTCACAAATGTTGTCAAATCTCTCTTTCTTTGTCTGACTGTCCGTGGAGCCCAGAAAAGCGGCAATGTTGATGGTTCATATCAATCTTATATCTTAGCATGGCCTAAACCATTTGGATAGGTTTTTGGAGTCTTTTATGGGGAATTTGTGAAAGCTCACATCCGGATCCTTAGTAATGCCGTCATAGCCCTGCTTACATCCAGGAGAAGAACACTTATCACCATTAGCAATcaagaaataacaaaacaaattaattaacttttatgaaCCAAGTTTTCctcagttataatttataaaacaaaggaagaaTGTGTCAGCCTCCTCGTGTAGAAAAAAAGTGAGAACGATTTTAAGATGCACTCCCAGTTGTTTCAGTATTCtttgtctaaccttgtatttccattaaccttggGTTAgaacatcatgtaatcgggcttgctagaattttcaattgtaAGCCATCCAATACTTATTTCAATTATTgtcttttttgaattattatcataatttattattgtttattaaatataatacttaacgAAGACGGTAAAGGCCATTGGAACATGTTTGAGCTGCGTCCAGATTATGATTATCTATCACTGACGATATCAAGGAATGTGGTATCGAATTACTTTTagtattacattatattattatacaccAATCTTATAAAAACTGTTTCAATTCTAGAACCCAagagattaattaaatttggggatgattcaatcatcaacttctgaatatttctataatcaGCAAGGCAGCTCACCATTTCTTGAAATCAATTGGAGAACATAACTACATATTAATCgatattatgttatgttatgcgaatatttataatagttacaTGATTAGTGAAATTGTATGATTTATATGAAACTTGTAgagaaaattaaaggaaaaaattagaCTGTTAACAAATGTACttgccatatttatttatttatggatagGAACtccatcaaaatttattaatttaatgatcaAATCTTATTGATTCATTTAGCAGACTTACTTTTATCTGATGAATTCTTTCTTTTCTAGAATGATTTTGGCTGttcatttcataagaaaaaaaatacaaaccaattgtacatattgtacaagatatttgatctaaaaatttatgattattttacattttgctGTCATTATCCAGAAcaaatgttcttcttttttaattaaaatatttatagtaacaCAAATACATGTCttggatttttaaatgtaaataatgtgtttcttataaagtatttacttgaaaaaaaaagatgaattgtAGTCAAGCACATGACATCTGTGGGTCTTTTGAGCCCATCTCTATCCATGgcatccaaaaattaatttaagatataataCGTCCCAGTTTCATCGACataaataacatcattttttgatgaacagaccaatttaattttatttttatgtttaacatCTGAAAGAACGTAGTTAGTAACAACGTCATTTCAGCTACTGCAGTTGGCATTAAAGACCTATAGGCATTAAGAACCATTCTTACAGGACTGACAAAATGTGATTTGCCATTTATTTTTGCTAGATTAAACTTGTCTTAACATGTGAGCCTGTAAGAAGAGCGTTGTTAAAAAATCATCTCGTATACTGCGTAATAATAACTAGTACTTTATCATCAAAGCCATGCTATGTGTTAATTACCATGACAATGATGTAGTCATTTCTTTTGCATGAGaatatcgtttttttttcttcaatgtatgCATGCAATTTCGAATAATTAACTTTCTCTCCATTAGTAGATTCACTGGAAGACTCCTTCTAGATAAATTAAAATCCcttatttattgatttgtttttgtttacagATCATTAGTCCGTGAAGAATTATATCAAgcgtagtgttgtgtcagtccttatttaggactgaatacTGGAGTCCCGTCCAGCAGAGTATCGGTCCCGTTGAGTTCAGTCCTGCAAATCAGTCTTAAAACCTATTATCTTCGGccatttatgacgtcagttaactttatttcttctttttttaatcagttctagttaGTCTTATGTCCATACATGTAAATCCTGTGTGTTTTTTaactggcccgttaatttgtaaatgGTACTTTAAAGCAAGCTTAATAGAAATATCTATTTCAATTAACCTTggtataaagaatgaattttattttccttagcagttgtcatatTCATATTTGGAATTCGTATTGTATATTTGCATCTGTGTATGAAGAAGTAGAAGTTTCTAGATCTTTTGCTTATTCCAtctaatataattgattattccGATCCTCTTCTCTCAGTCAACGGATGGACTCCAAGAGAACTCAATAAGagccaaattcacaacttctGCAACACactgagaccttccatctactttcgtgatccttcgaagtgctaattaaccgaataactcggaaaagtcgagatccctttCGTCCGTCAATGAATTATTCGCTTCACTTCACGTCTTCTCTTCCTCAGTCAATTATATTCTTCCCTTCACCTTGCGTCCCTACGCTTGAGgtaccaaatttatttaatttattgctaAAAGGTTGCGAaagttgaatttcaactatcctttGTCGGTGTTTCCAATTTggggatagaaagagaaagtatgacgcgTGGGCCAATTTATACAGGATACCTTAGAATTGGATATAAtctgtcagtccttatttaagactgaaaacTGCGGTCCCGTCCAGTTAAGTTTcgattcggtccagttcagtcctgtatatcagttctaaaactgataaatttcggtccttgataacgtcactcaacttttttgAGAGTCCGGCCGAAGGAcagacagtcttaaggaccgatcCTATGACTagactgaaccgaataaataaggacggaTACAATACTAATCATGGGTGCCGTTAGAGTGAGAACATGATCCCTCAGATTTTATGTAACATATAAAATACCATCCATGTTTTACAACTTGTAtgtattaaaagaattaaaggTCCCTccagttaaaaatttataactgcGCCCAATGATAATAtatgtgtgcgcgtctaaaactgcacactctgaaatttttaaaaatagttaaataattctgtaatttttaaagtggtcgacgaattaatttatttaacatgaaagatgagagcttagacacatgtctattcaatatgggcGCCcttgttctccactaccaactccagcatggaccggaacttgctgcaacttggcgatgaagctctggtcgagattggctcaggcattcttgagggcagacttcagctggtccttggacttgtattggactcccgacagcattctctttaaacgcccaaacactgcgaacaatcaggcgagtggctggctttttcttaagattgttgagaagaatcttcgaccttgccaggagtttttccttgtctacaggcttgcaGGCTTGACGAGGGATTCTCTTGTAGGCCTTAatgccaagatctttcttaactagccggtccatggtccttctggtgacattgaactccctggagagttACCTTACCTCttttgtcctcgacagactttttcacggcagcaaccatttcgtccgacctttgaggccttgacttagatcttgtggtcgcctcaggagtccctttggctaccacgctgtaaacggtggtgtgGCTGCAGTTGataaccttggcaatttcagtgggagcttttccccgcgcggaaagttccaaaattgcgactcgacgtctctccttATTATCGGTGTTGTTTCACtgttttatttagattttgctggagttttgtttataactagtcaagacccttgcctcgaagtaaaaaccggtttcaactcaatgaaattacgaatatgtgcatggcgcaaaatttaaaggagtgttcagttttagacccGCACACCTGTATAGTAATGATATGTCGTTCGTATTTTCGCGTCATTTTTTCGTGTAACCTCCTCGTGAGGATGAAAGAGGTAAAAGATTGGCTAAGAGACAGAGGAGAGAAATGCTTCATCAAGTCATGAGAGAAGCTGAAACTAAAGCCAAAGAAGAttccatttttgacaaaacctaGAGTGTTGAAGTGAAACCTGAAATGGCAACTACCGGCTTCCAGACCGGCAAGGATTTTCAGACTAAGTTgctgaaaaacaaaatcaaagtgTTGCAGAACCAGGTGCAATCCATTACATAATCCCTCAATCTGTATAAGAAGGCAAATGTAAGATTCAAGTCAAAGAAGAGTATTAAACAACTCGTGAGAAAAGAACTCATTAAATGGTTCACACCTTCTCAAACAAACAGGCTCATAGCTAAGGACAAATCTAAGACACGGtgggaaaaggaagacattatTAATGTCCTTGCTTTAAATAGCCTCTCAAGCAGGATTTATAAGTACATAAGGGACAAGAAGTTATTTCCTTTACCGAGTGTGACAACCCTCAAAAGGTggattaaagattttgaaacacTTCCTGGAGGACAAAGAGATAtcttaaaagttattgaaaaacaagTTGAAGTCAGTAAGGAACCAAACTATGAATATGGTGTCCTGTGCTTTGATGAAATGTCTTTATCCAAAGAACTGACTATTTGTCAAAGAAAGGagcaaatatttgatatcaaagTAGAGTCTCTGGTACTCCAATATCTTACTAAATGAAAACAGCAAATTTGTTCATCattgcagatttttttaattataaaacttaccTATTTTATCATGATAACAGCCaccattttaatattactacaACCATTTAAACAATAgaataagttaataataaattttttattgtatttcctTATCTTCTCTTCTATTCAACAATTTCCATTTCAATTAGCTCCCTTCGCAAAGCTTTTAttgtattgaattataatatttttgtttcatcattCAGGTCATTATGGTTCGAGGTTTGATTTCCTCCTGGAAACAAGTGATTTGTTATGATTACGATAGAGCGATCACCAAagatttattgttcaaaattatttccgAGTTAGAAAAAATAGGAATCAAAATATACGCAATGATTTCTGACATGGGAAcgaaaattaaagatattggAAACAGTTGGGGATAACGGTTGACCTAACTCTGTGGAATTTATGGATCGATTTCGTATACCAGTTATATCCAATTCATCACAATTTGCTGTTTCAACCGTCGTTGTTAAATGTCAATTAGAAACTGCATCATATGACTCCTATTTTGGATCAGATACAAAGTACCCTTGATGAAATTTCTCTGGTAGATGAACCAGAAGAAAATAACTATGATGAAGAGGATATTGACATAGGAAATGATATACAATTGCTGCTTGAAGAAGGTGAAATGATAGCTGAAGACCCTAATACTTATGAGTATGAAAATTGTAACCATGAAGATATAAGGACATTGAGGATATTTTAGAAGATGAGGTTAACAAAATCAAAGATGATGAACTACTGGATCCATCAAAGGAATGTGAAAAAGAAGAATTCACTTATATCActgtttatttttggcaaataaacTTTATGAAGAATTTCCAAGGTTCGGTACAAAGACAAAATACTTAGATTCTGATCAACTCGTACAAGCAAGTCCATGGATTGTTTCTAGATCTCAAGGAGGTCTCATGCAGCCCTCAGGATAATTCTtggaattttgtaaagaaatggaaagttactttttaaaatttcataatcctAGAGTTGACTGTGAtccttttgtaataaaaagacTGACTGACTTATTGTCTACAAAATACCCCCaccaaaatgtcaaaatcattaaGAAATTTGTCAGAATAAGAAAATTTCATCGTATAAAGTACTTAAACTTTCTCAAAAAACTAAAGACTGCAAGATTAAAACAAGAAACACAAGGAAATTTCCTCATTACTAACTCATACtcatatatcattaaattaactcTCCTCTCAGCACATAACTAAAtctgacaatttatttattgtatgtaattgtCCATACTATTATACCATTATATGTCAACTATTTTGTTGTAACTCtcatgtttttaataaagtaatgcaCAGTGTTAAACctataaaattgaattcttttgccctcattatttgattttcaattgtGAACGTAcgtaagtttgttttattttttagaaatatgcgtattatataaaatgatcgAAATTTGCCGTTTCGATGACGtcacaaaacaattttttcctttttgcgtTTTAAACGCTACGAGAAGAGGATGAgcaatcattattatatattatcattgaaCTGCGCCCTAGATTGTATGTCGTATGCTATACaggtagtgttggatcggtctaaaaaactaaaaggaCTGCATTTCTATCAGTCCggtcttaataaaatttatcagtcTTAAGACCGGTCATATTGTAGATTACTACAGTTGAAATTACAAAGTTAcaactaactacgtcatttgcgTCCCTCAAGTTGCATCATAGTTCACCGACATATATAGGTCGGTGGACAATATACCTGTAGAGTAGAACGTACTATCTAGCTATCAAAAGACTGATAAAGCTATCAGTGCTAGTAaatcattaaatgtatttaatgttGAATGCTTtaagtcctaggactgatcccACAATACAGGAAACACTGAAATGAATAGTGTTTTCATGTGACCTTAACATTATTGATGAAGGCTATTAGTCTTATAACAATGCCaatccttttttcataaatattaaggaaactaATGAATTACTTAATCTCATTtaaatattgtagataaaaaaataactattacaaaagaaaaaataaatttctactcaatctccacattttttttaagattatataatatatagaatcaATGTAGAACCCTTTCTTCAATTCATAAAATGTGAATTTATGTCATGGTAAAACTTTTGCTTTAACAATTGGGTCAATTAAACTAGTTAATTGAGCGTTCAGAAAAAcccataaacaaaaaattattcgaccattttttttgtataatgatCTAGATAAATTGAATGAAGGATACTAATGAGATAGTGGCAGATGATCCTGCTTTTTTAAATTCCGTGACCCGATCCGAcaacaaaaactaattaaatattaagtgatgtacaaacaattttttggtggattatgtaatataatcaaAGGAAACATACTATAAAATAGTTAAAGCAGGATTTCCCAAAGGTGTAAAATCCCGAGAAATCTTGGGATCCTGAGAGAAAACCCCTAGTGTATATTATATCTattcaaagtaataatttattacataacttTGCCATTTTATCAAGAGTTATAGAGAAAAAGTACATATTACAGTGttatcttcaaataaataaaatgtctatACAAATGTTTgctatatttataaagtgatcaattaataacttatagcaaaataaataataattaatctgtAAATAAATCATGATGCCAAAAAGGCTGAATAAAcaagtaagaaaatataaatatttaaatgaacatGTTTGGATTAGTTTTGATTACATTCttcttgcataaaaaaaaatatatatactattattattcattgatCAATGCTCTCCAGGAAAACGCAGAAAAAGATTGCTCGTTCTACATATTAACCCTGGAGAATTTAGTTTTACTTCAAAAAgcgtatacatattatatggatatatagaattatagaaataataataataatatttttgaaaatggaatCACAGAGATGCAAAATATAAGAGCTAAAAGCATAGAGACATTGCTTTGTCAAAGCTAAACATAAAGATGATCAATTTGTTGCTTATACATCTCCACAACTTGTTTTCTGCGTATCTTGAATGCTGCAGTGATGAGACCATTTTCAGTGGTCCACTCATCAGACACAAATAAAACTTTGGTAGGTACTTCAAATTTAACAAGCccattttttaatccataatcGCCGATTTCCTTCGTTACGCTAGAAATAAATGACGCATCCCTGCAGGCAGCTTCTGGCGTTAGTCCTCGTTCATTTAGATGAGCTTTGTCGGGGATGACAATggcaaataaataatcttttagaGGGTCGGCATAGGTACAAATATTTTCGATAATGGGACAAGTCTTGAGAATGGATTCCACTTTTCCGTAAGAGATATACTCTCCTCCAGATAATTTAACCAAGTCTTTCTTCCGATCAACAAGTTTAAGAACACCATCTGCTTCCATTTGACCAATGTCTCCAGTTTTGAACCATCGGATTCCATCTTCCTCATAAAAATCCTCTGCAGTTTTTTCAGGATTTTTAAAGTAACCAATACTTATACTGTCACCACCGCAATGAATTTCTCCTCTTGGAAAAGGCTTGTCATTGATGGTATAATTACCCTCTTCCCAATCAACTAACTTTAATTTGAGCCCCAGAAGAGGTGGTCCAACTCGACAAGTAGTACGATCATATGGATCAGACATAGTCGCACCCCCTGTAAGTTCTGTAAGGCCATATCCTTGTAGTACTGGAACACACAAAGCAGTTCTTGATACAGATTGTGTATCGTGTGATATAGGTGCCCCACCACTAATTAAAAGTCTAACACGCCCACCAATAAAATATCGGACCTTACGGAATAACGTTTTGTTCAAAAGAGGTGTATCAAATCCTCGATCCTGCCACTTCATTTTATAGGCAACAAAGTAATGGAATAGTTCTTCAATAGCCCAACCTTGTCTTCTCATGGTATCAACAACACTTTTATAAATTCTCTCAAGTACAAGAGGAACAGAACACATCAACGTGGGCTTGAAAACATTGGCATCCCCCTTACATCCTCTTTTGACTTTACTACTTTTATTAGTGAGAGTAAGAGGAGATGAATATCCAATTTTTACACCACAGATTAAACATACCATCTCTGATATCAATTCTAAGACATGGGCTAATGGTAGATAGCCCATGTATCGATCCGAGGGCTTAAAAGTGACGACATTCATTAGTGCCTTCACTccagatataatatttttgtgacttATGACAACACCTTTTGGTGTTCCAGTAGATCCGGAAGTGTACATGATAATAGCTGGATCTCTGGGGGTAGGAGCCGGATAGCGATCCTCATTTGATTTTCTAGTTATGAGATCCCGAAACATGATGAAttctacattgttattttcGTAGGGCTTTAGATCAATAGTTTTCCCAGTGTTGGCCTCCATAACAATCACGACTCCAATTTGAGGACAagactttataacttttttgattttaggAAGCATATCGACAGTACAAACTACTAATTTGACTTCTGTTTCATTAATACCGTGAATGACTCCATCTTcacctaaaaaaaaaggttcttatAATTACTGTCCATTTACACATCAGACAGAAGATAATATACCTAAATTTGTGTAAAGAGTAACCAAGGTAAAGTTATTAATGAAGGCAGCGTATGCAGTGAGGATCCACTCTTTACGAGTTTCAGCAAACATGGCTATATGGGTCTTTGTTGGGAGCTTGAGACTTCTGAATCCTTCAGCTAAATTATAAGATTCCTCTTTCAACTCATCATATGTCATGAATTTATATGCACCCATgacatactttttgaaaatctttCCATTAGGCTGAAGCTCTTCCTCTTCTGAGAAGACTTCCCTTGTCCCCAAACAAACACGACTTCCATATTTGGCAACAGAGTACTCAAAGGCTCCAAACATGGTATCCACTTTGACTTTACACAATTCTCTGTAGTCTGAAAATgttctataattaataatgaaacaaaagatGAATTCTTTCATAATGACTAATGATTAACAACTAACAAGGAAACATGTATCAAAAAGTTCTCCTGACTCATCCTTAACATTAAGCATATGGATACATAAACATACTTTGCCAAAAGTGTGAAATTGACAAATGAATAATTACATGTGAATGAAGTTCCTATAATTACCAGGATTGAGTTTTTGGATAATGCCTTCATAGACGATGGAATTCTCCTTCCGCTCCACTGTGGAGTGCACATTCCTCCTATAGCGACGTACTCTCCAAGGATGGTAATAGAGAGCGTAGATTGGATAGGACAAATAGTCGTAGATGTGGCTTATAATGTAGATCAGGACCACAAAAGTCTTTAATAGcgcaaatttaatttgttgcaTCATTATTTCTAGTAGTAAGTACTAAGTAGTACTTGTTGACTAATTCTATGTAATCTCAATTGACAATTAAtcactacttttaaaaaagtttaatatatacaaatcgGTAAATAGAAGCTGTTGATGACGTGCTCCAACATGAATGTGCTATTAAAAACTAGCTAGGTAGTCAACGTACAAATTTTGTCTTACTTCTTCTCCTAGCtgcttcttcttttcctttccttttttattagaCGTATTTATGGCGGGTGCCTTccaatttattacttattagatcTGTATGTAAGTCTGTTTGGCTGTATTACGTAATTCTTTCCTAAGGATGACGATGAACGATATCAACATCCTCGTTGATGAAGAAGAATTTGCGTGGTGGGAGGAATCAAAAAGTAGTCCCTTTTCGAGGCCTTACCTTTCTCTAGTCGAGATAAATCCAGTATAACGGGCAGGCCAAAAtagcaataatattaataaaatcatgaTAATAGCAGTCGACACCCTCCATCTCATTTAATCAACGTTTTAGTTTCTACAATAATATAAAGACtgaaatactataaaaaatgtttgactgggaacatttttacaaatgaaataatagtaattacgattaataataatgataaataacatTGACGTTGATGATGATAATTGATACTTGATTGTAGTAAACTGAGAAAAAATTCCTGAGTGATTCATAGAATGTTATCTTGGAATGTCgtaattgttttttctgtttatttgctaattaaaatatgtattcatgtAAATAAGAGTAAGATGACCAATGTGATCAAAggttaattatattgtattagataaaaatatgaattatctCGTTTACTTCTCGTCAGggataatatcaaatatgtttatgtactataaattaaatattgtatacgTAAAAACGAAAGAGATTTTGCCCCTACAATGAGTTGATTTCATCAATGGTATCCTTCAACAAATAATCGAAAATATCAGATGTTAAGGCATCCTTGAACCGCGTTTCTTCGTCATCGTAATTATTCCATTCATTATCCTCTTCCTTATACAGCTCTGTCGCCAAAATGTACTCCACATTGCTCCCTTgcttcttcttcattttcttcaaacaaCGAAGAGCTAAATTGTCTTTTTGAGTATTTCCTCCTCTTCCAAAGAGGTTCAGGATTTCCTTCACAAGAAGTCCCTTTTTATCCAAGGGATATGACTTATGAATAACTGACAAGGGCTTTTGTTTCATCCAAGGAGGGTTCTGCTTCGAGTTATCAGAATTACGCTCCAATTGTTCAATTCTCTCAGCAAGGGTATCATAAAGAGCCTCTAAGAATTGAAGCGGTTCCTCATACAAGGACTTTTCATTCAAATCCTTgtatatttcctcaaaaaaatatatgtccttCAAGTCTCCATGGATGGCATCAATGAATTTTGGGATAAGGTTCTCGAGATTTTTTCTGGCAGATAAAAGATGATTGGGAACTTCTTTAATGACTGGTCTACGTCTCAAATTGGATGTCTTCATTATATAAGGAGGTGGAGGAGGCTTGTCTATTTCTGTCGTAGATTCTTCATGGATACGACTGatctaaaataaagataaaattaattcattagttTTGCATGAAATGAAAGTGAtaaatgcattaattaattacctcTTGTTCTATAAGGAGCTGCTGCTGACGAAGTTCTTCCGACTCTTTCCTGATGGAGCTTAGACCAAAATCgtcatcaatataatcattatttgctGCTTCATCTTCAGTATATTCTACTTCATCATCCAAAGTAGATATAACATTCGGAGTGGATACATCATTCTTCTTTGCTTCAGAAATACTATCTTCAGAGTCTACATCAAATGTTGTCAGCATTAAATCCTG from Lepeophtheirus salmonis chromosome 1, UVic_Lsal_1.4, whole genome shotgun sequence includes these protein-coding regions:
- the LOC121130530 gene encoding long-chain-fatty-acid--CoA ligase 4, giving the protein MMQQIKFALLKTFVVLIYIISHIYDYLSYPIYALYYHPWRVRRYRRNVHSTVERKENSIVYEGIIQKLNPDYRELCKVKVDTMFGAFEYSVAKYGSRVCLGTREVFSEEEELQPNGKIFKKYVMGAYKFMTYDELKEESYNLAEGFRSLKLPTKTHIAMFAETRKEWILTAYAAFINNFTLVTLYTNLGEDGVIHGINETEVKLVVCTVDMLPKIKKVIKSCPQIGVVIVMEANTGKTIDLKPYENNNVEFIMFRDLITRKSNEDRYPAPTPRDPAIIMYTSGSTGTPKGVVISHKNIISGVKALMNVVTFKPSDRYMGYLPLAHVLELISEMVCLICGVKIGYSSPLTLTNKSSKVKRGCKGDANVFKPTLMCSVPLVLERIYKSVVDTMRRQGWAIEELFHYFVAYKMKWQDRGFDTPLLNKTLFRKVRYFIGGRVRLLISGGAPISHDTQSVSRTALCVPVLQGYGLTELTGGATMSDPYDRTTCRVGPPLLGLKLKLVDWEEGNYTINDKPFPRGEIHCGGDSISIGYFKNPEKTAEDFYEEDGIRWFKTGDIGQMEADGVLKLVDRKKDLVKLSGGEYISYGKVESILKTCPIIENICTYADPLKDYLFAIVIPDKAHLNERGLTPEAACRDASFISSVTKEIGDYGLKNGLVKFEVPTKVLFVSDEWTTENGLITAAFKIRRKQVVEMYKQQIDHLYV